One genomic segment of Ignavibacteriota bacterium includes these proteins:
- a CDS encoding YebC/PmpR family DNA-binding transcriptional regulator, producing MSGHSKWATTKRKKAVIDAKRGKIFTKLIKEITVAARQGGGDPDGNPRLRLVVDNAKAANMPMDNIERAIKKATGEVEGANYLELTYEGYGPGGIAVLVESVTDNKNRTVAEIRHLFSKYGGALGESGSVAWMFERKGIISLPQQGKSEDDLMELILEAGAENILLEEEYFEITTAVEDFENVRKTIIDANLNIDNASLQWRAKNIIEVNGETAEKLMKLIEMIEDFDDVQNVYSNADFID from the coding sequence ATGTCAGGTCACTCAAAGTGGGCTACTACAAAAAGAAAAAAAGCTGTAATTGATGCAAAAAGAGGAAAAATATTTACAAAACTTATAAAAGAAATTACAGTTGCCGCAAGACAAGGCGGGGGCGATCCCGATGGAAATCCAAGATTAAGATTGGTTGTAGATAATGCAAAAGCAGCAAATATGCCAATGGATAATATTGAAAGAGCAATTAAAAAAGCCACCGGTGAAGTTGAAGGTGCAAATTATCTTGAGCTAACTTATGAGGGATACGGACCCGGAGGAATTGCAGTTTTAGTTGAAAGTGTTACGGATAATAAAAATAGAACAGTTGCAGAAATTAGACATTTATTCAGTAAATACGGCGGAGCTCTTGGTGAATCTGGTTCGGTTGCATGGATGTTTGAAAGAAAAGGAATTATTTCTTTACCGCAGCAAGGTAAAAGTGAAGATGATTTGATGGAATTAATTTTAGAAGCCGGTGCCGAAAATATTTTATTGGAAGAAGAATATTTTGAAATTACAACAGCCGTTGAAGATTTTGAAAATGTTAGAAAAACAATAATTGATGCAAATCTGAATATTGATAATGCTTCTTTACAATGGAGAGCAAAAAATATTATTGAAGTTAATGGTGAAACCGCAGAAAAATTAATGAAACTTATTGAAATGATTGAAGATTTTGACGACGTGCAAAATGTTTATTCAAATGCTGATTTTATTGATTAA
- the ruvC gene encoding crossover junction endodeoxyribonuclease RuvC — protein sequence MIIFGVDPGTILTGFGIIKSNKTQIEYLHSGVIKPNPKEELPQKLKFIFQEINNLIKQFSPDVFCIETAFYDKNIQSVLKIGYVRGIAMLAASNNNLTFVEYSPREIKKAVVGNGSASKEQVQYMIKNLTNLKKEKIKFDETDAIAAAVCHSIKINSFVSSSKSWKNFISQNPERIINN from the coding sequence ATGATAATTTTTGGTGTTGATCCCGGAACTATTTTAACTGGTTTCGGGATTATAAAATCAAACAAAACTCAAATTGAATATTTACATTCCGGTGTTATTAAACCAAATCCCAAAGAAGAATTACCGCAAAAATTAAAATTTATTTTTCAAGAAATTAATAATCTTATTAAACAATTTTCCCCGGATGTATTTTGTATTGAAACCGCATTCTATGATAAAAACATACAATCGGTTTTGAAAATTGGTTACGTCCGAGGAATTGCGATGCTTGCGGCTTCAAATAATAATTTAACTTTTGTTGAATATTCACCGAGAGAAATTAAAAAAGCTGTTGTGGGAAATGGTTCTGCATCAAAAGAACAAGTTCAATACATGATTAAAAATTTAACTAATTTAAAAAAAGAAAAAATTAAATTTGATGAAACCGATGCAATTGCTGCGGCAGTTTGTCATTCTATAAAAATTAATTCCTTTGTTTCATCAAGCAAAAGTTGGAAAAATTTTATTTCACAAAATCCCGAAAGAATAATAAACAATTAA